The following proteins are co-located in the Spinactinospora alkalitolerans genome:
- a CDS encoding non-ribosomal peptide synthetase: MSTPGQTRGASPHGHLEQAIARIWCDVLEVEGLDRDTNFFAEGGGSLHALRAVRHMNTLVRTEIPADLVFTAPTVAEAARRIAELWSHEREEEPDRRAPVIRSATPSERAEQRGCENQPGKASPTQERIWFFEVWQPGTPCYHMPWAVDIHGELDADAVDRAVATLINRHEALRTVFRDHEGLPVPHTLAHLDVAPRRHRVSDATRAARHERAEHLLRELATRPFTLDGGPLVRVDLVTLSDTEHVLLLTVHHLVCDGESITILLDELAACYRAEVTGERPGLPPVAGFAEAAGHQERLLADGGRGRALAHWRDRLAKAPRYLDIPCDLPRPAVFDPAGATHHFHFDSELLSTVRAFARERGTTMFAVLASAFQALLHQWAGVDDIVIGVTAANRPLPELRSAVGPLFNTLPVRSRLTGRTDFNEAASATHEEIAAGLAHQALPFDEVVAHTIAEREPGRSPLAQVLFEFDTIVGQRTPVSGQTWSQRLVDTGTAKFDLTVTITDDGNTLSGAVNHSTGVLLPETGKWLADSYIALLRMLCIAPDQDLRSLDLPEAPRIDVTDRAVGPVAPYPDSACVHEFFEQQVDRVPEATAVRCGSVRLSYAGLEARANRLAHHLRAAGVTPESAVGVCLRRSERTLVALLAVLKAGGAYVPIDPDYPDERKRYMTRQVHARVLVTEGEQVPEWFEGTVLDTALAETDRTPAHRPPRTATSANPAYVIYTSGSTGLPKAVVVEHRSLVNYLTWAVREYVGEGAGGAPVFSSFTFDMIVPNLYAPLLTGQPVCVVPDATPTERLAEAILERAPYAFIKLTPGQLDLLAEFMTPDQARDLCEALVVGADTFPSRVLHKWREMDPFTPVLNEYGPTEASVGNCVHHVLRMEGGASLPIGLPIPNTTMYVLDERMTPVGLGKLGELYIGGDCVVRGYAGQPGTTAERFVPDPFGRPGARLYRTGDLGRWRPDGSLEFCGRADDQVKIDGYRVEPGEIEAAIARHPRVRDSVVAVAGPSDHRRLLGYYAADPDVASDDVLAHLRSELPAYLLPAVLTRIDQVPLNSNGKVDRKALPPPGQTGRPGTAASAPPREPVRKAVTRLMAETLGIHPDEVGEEDQFFTLGGRSLDIVRLSGRIKRLFRTEISITELMREPSAVGISEAVIRNEAKTGDSAERAIEYPGPGSASPEEHAGAQRSTAP; the protein is encoded by the coding sequence ATGAGTACACCCGGCCAGACCCGTGGGGCTTCCCCGCACGGCCACCTGGAGCAGGCGATCGCGCGTATCTGGTGCGACGTGCTCGAAGTCGAGGGCCTCGACCGCGACACGAACTTCTTCGCGGAGGGAGGCGGTTCGCTCCACGCGCTGCGGGCCGTGCGCCACATGAACACGCTCGTGCGAACCGAAATCCCCGCCGACCTGGTTTTCACCGCCCCGACGGTTGCCGAGGCGGCTCGGCGTATCGCCGAGCTGTGGTCACACGAGCGGGAGGAGGAACCGGATCGTCGAGCGCCCGTGATCAGGTCCGCCACACCCAGCGAACGGGCGGAACAGAGAGGCTGCGAGAACCAGCCCGGCAAGGCCTCTCCCACCCAGGAGCGAATCTGGTTCTTCGAGGTCTGGCAGCCGGGAACCCCCTGCTACCACATGCCGTGGGCGGTGGACATCCACGGGGAGCTGGACGCCGATGCCGTTGATCGCGCCGTGGCCACCCTTATCAACCGGCACGAGGCGCTGCGCACGGTCTTCCGCGATCATGAGGGCCTGCCCGTCCCGCACACGCTGGCACACCTGGATGTCGCGCCGCGCCGCCACCGGGTGTCGGACGCCACCCGGGCCGCTCGACACGAACGCGCTGAACACCTGCTGCGTGAGCTCGCCACCCGCCCCTTCACCCTCGACGGCGGCCCGCTCGTGCGCGTCGACCTCGTGACCCTCAGCGACACGGAACACGTGCTGCTGCTCACCGTCCACCACCTCGTCTGCGACGGGGAGTCGATTACGATCCTGCTCGACGAGCTCGCGGCCTGCTACCGAGCCGAGGTCACGGGCGAGCGGCCAGGACTCCCGCCGGTGGCGGGGTTCGCTGAGGCTGCCGGGCACCAGGAGCGCCTGCTGGCCGACGGCGGGCGCGGACGAGCGCTCGCGCATTGGCGTGACCGCCTTGCGAAGGCGCCGCGGTACCTGGACATCCCGTGCGACCTCCCGCGTCCGGCCGTTTTCGACCCCGCCGGCGCCACGCACCACTTTCACTTCGACTCGGAACTCCTGAGCACGGTGCGCGCATTCGCCCGGGAACGCGGGACCACAATGTTCGCGGTTCTCGCCTCAGCCTTCCAGGCCCTGCTGCACCAGTGGGCCGGTGTCGACGACATCGTGATCGGCGTGACGGCCGCCAACCGCCCGCTGCCCGAGCTGCGCAGCGCCGTCGGCCCTCTCTTCAACACCCTGCCGGTCCGCTCCCGGCTAACCGGCCGAACCGACTTCAACGAGGCTGCCTCCGCGACCCACGAGGAGATCGCCGCGGGACTCGCCCACCAGGCGCTTCCCTTCGACGAGGTGGTGGCACACACCATCGCCGAACGCGAACCGGGCCGATCCCCACTGGCGCAGGTCCTGTTCGAGTTCGACACCATCGTCGGGCAGCGTACGCCGGTCTCCGGACAAACCTGGAGCCAGCGGCTCGTCGACACCGGCACCGCGAAGTTCGATCTGACGGTCACCATCACAGACGACGGGAACACACTGAGCGGTGCCGTGAACCACAGCACCGGCGTGCTGCTCCCCGAGACCGGGAAGTGGCTCGCAGACTCCTATATCGCGCTGCTGCGGATGCTGTGCATCGCGCCGGACCAGGATCTTCGTTCTCTGGACCTGCCTGAGGCCCCCCGGATCGACGTCACCGACCGTGCTGTCGGCCCGGTGGCACCCTATCCCGACTCGGCGTGCGTGCACGAGTTCTTCGAGCAGCAGGTCGATCGCGTCCCCGAGGCCACCGCGGTCCGCTGCGGATCCGTGAGGCTGAGCTATGCCGGGCTGGAAGCCAGGGCGAACCGGCTGGCGCACCACCTACGCGCCGCTGGAGTGACGCCGGAGAGTGCGGTGGGAGTGTGCCTGAGACGATCGGAGCGAACGCTGGTCGCACTGCTCGCCGTGCTGAAAGCCGGCGGCGCCTACGTGCCGATCGATCCCGACTACCCTGACGAGCGCAAGCGCTACATGACCCGCCAGGTCCATGCGCGGGTACTCGTCACCGAGGGAGAGCAGGTTCCGGAGTGGTTTGAGGGAACGGTCCTGGACACGGCACTCGCCGAAACCGACCGCACCCCGGCGCACCGCCCCCCTCGTACCGCGACGTCCGCGAATCCCGCCTACGTCATCTACACCTCAGGATCGACGGGGCTGCCCAAAGCCGTGGTCGTCGAACACCGGTCGCTCGTCAACTATCTGACGTGGGCAGTCCGTGAGTACGTGGGAGAGGGCGCCGGAGGCGCACCCGTCTTCTCCTCCTTCACCTTCGACATGATCGTTCCCAACCTGTACGCGCCGCTGCTTACCGGACAGCCCGTGTGTGTCGTTCCGGACGCGACACCCACCGAGAGGCTCGCTGAGGCGATCCTCGAACGCGCCCCCTATGCATTCATCAAACTGACCCCTGGCCAGCTCGACCTGCTGGCGGAGTTCATGACACCGGACCAGGCCCGGGACCTGTGCGAAGCACTGGTGGTCGGCGCCGACACGTTCCCCTCCCGGGTTCTGCACAAGTGGCGGGAGATGGACCCGTTCACCCCAGTACTGAACGAATACGGGCCTACCGAGGCGTCGGTGGGCAACTGTGTCCACCACGTCCTCCGGATGGAAGGCGGGGCCTCGCTCCCGATCGGCCTTCCCATCCCCAACACCACGATGTACGTCCTGGACGAGAGGATGACCCCGGTCGGGCTCGGGAAGCTCGGAGAGCTCTACATCGGTGGGGACTGCGTCGTCCGCGGTTACGCCGGCCAGCCGGGAACGACCGCGGAGAGGTTCGTCCCCGATCCCTTCGGCCGGCCCGGCGCGCGCCTGTACCGGACCGGAGACCTGGGGCGGTGGCGGCCCGACGGCAGCCTGGAGTTCTGCGGCCGGGCGGACGACCAGGTCAAGATCGACGGGTACCGGGTCGAGCCGGGAGAGATCGAGGCGGCCATCGCCCGACACCCGCGGGTCCGCGACTCCGTCGTGGCGGTCGCTGGCCCCTCGGACCACCGCAGGTTGCTCGGCTACTACGCCGCGGATCCCGATGTCGCCTCGGACGATGTCCTCGCCCACCTGCGCTCCGAGCTCCCCGCCTACCTGCTGCCAGCGGTGCTGACCCGCATCGACCAGGTCCCGCTCAACAGCAACGGCAAAGTCGACCGCAAGGCACTCCCGCCACCCGGCCAGACCGGGCGTCCCGGTACAGCCGCCTCCGCGCCGCCACGCGAGCCCGTGCGAAAGGCAGTCACCCGGCTCATGGCCGAAACACTCGGTATCCACCCCGACGAGGTCGGGGAGGAGGACCAGTTCTTCACACTCGGCGGACGGTCGCTGGACATCGTACGGCTCTCCGGCAGGATCAAACGTCTGTTCCGAACGGAAATATCAATCACGGAGCTGATGAGGGAGCCGAGTGCGGTCGGGATCTCCGAGGCGGTGATCCGGAATGAAGCCAAAACCGGCGACTCGGCAGAGCGGGCGATCGAGTATCCGGGACCGGGATCCGCATCGCCAGAGGAACACGCAGGAGCGCAAAGGAGCACCGCACCATGA
- a CDS encoding condensation domain-containing protein, whose protein sequence is MDDTMPLSCAQRGLWYLHHLEEPTTAYNVPLHVRLSGRLDRRALAFALSDVVGRHEPLRTVYPTVRGDPRQRVLEEERLPSLLSIDDRPETAGDRLSQAERHHFDLSTEPPIRGHLHRLGADEHMLLLVMHHIAVDGWSCPILLRDLGIAYTARLNGTPPAWPPLRTSYGEYARRQQELLADAEKPGRGLAAQLEHWRGTLAGLPEELELPFDRDRPVLPSHNSGTVSLHITPELHRRLLRTARRNRCTLFMGLQAGTAALFTRCGAGTDIPIGVPTVGRTETDLEDLVGLFVNPLVLRFDTSGDPSFKELLMRVRSTSLDAYANWDLPFEYLVARLNPRRSPAHHPLFQTMLAFNNDLGTGHQFPGLSVEAALADPGTAKFDLDVGFSEKRTGTGETAGVTGSLQYSRDLFDHGTAQWLAAGLVGLLDSASRNPERPISAIVED, encoded by the coding sequence GTGGACGACACCATGCCGCTCTCGTGCGCCCAGCGCGGACTGTGGTACCTGCACCACCTGGAGGAGCCGACCACGGCGTACAACGTCCCGCTGCACGTCCGGCTGTCGGGGCGGCTGGACCGGCGAGCACTCGCGTTCGCGCTCTCAGACGTCGTCGGGCGCCACGAGCCGCTGCGCACCGTGTACCCAACCGTGCGAGGGGATCCCCGGCAACGGGTCCTGGAGGAGGAACGGCTGCCGTCGCTGCTCAGCATCGACGACCGGCCCGAGACGGCCGGGGACCGGCTGAGCCAGGCCGAGCGCCACCATTTCGACCTGAGCACCGAGCCACCGATCCGGGGCCACCTCCATCGGCTGGGGGCGGACGAGCACATGCTGCTCCTCGTCATGCACCACATCGCCGTCGACGGCTGGTCGTGCCCTATCCTCCTCCGCGACCTGGGCATCGCCTATACCGCGCGGCTGAACGGAACCCCGCCCGCGTGGCCTCCCCTGCGGACCAGCTACGGCGAGTACGCCCGACGCCAGCAGGAGCTACTCGCTGACGCGGAGAAGCCAGGACGAGGGCTGGCGGCGCAGCTGGAGCACTGGCGCGGCACTCTCGCCGGCCTGCCGGAGGAACTCGAGCTCCCCTTCGACCGCGACCGGCCGGTCCTACCGAGCCACAACAGCGGCACGGTGTCCCTCCACATCACTCCCGAGCTCCACCGACGACTCCTGCGGACCGCGCGGCGGAACCGGTGCACGTTGTTCATGGGGCTGCAGGCCGGGACGGCCGCGCTCTTCACGCGCTGCGGCGCGGGCACCGACATCCCCATCGGAGTGCCCACGGTCGGCCGCACCGAAACCGACCTCGAGGATCTGGTCGGCCTATTCGTGAATCCTCTCGTGCTGCGCTTCGACACCTCCGGGGATCCGTCCTTCAAGGAACTGCTGATGCGCGTTCGCTCGACCAGCTTGGACGCCTACGCGAACTGGGACCTGCCATTCGAGTACCTCGTGGCACGGCTCAACCCGCGGCGTTCCCCGGCTCACCACCCGCTTTTCCAGACCATGCTGGCGTTCAACAACGACCTCGGCACCGGGCACCAATTTCCCGGGCTTTCCGTCGAGGCGGCCCTCGCCGACCCAGGTACCGCCAAGTTCGACCTGGACGTGGGATTCAGCGAGAAGCGCACCGGGACAGGGGAAACAGCGGGCGTCACCGGATCCCTGCAGTACTCGCGGGACCTGTTCGACCACGGGACGGCGCAGTGGCTCGCGGCGGGGCTTGTCGGGCTCCTGGACTCGGCTTCCCGGAACCCCGAGCGGCCGATCAGCGCGATCGTGGAGGACTGA
- a CDS encoding Zn-dependent hydrolase, translating into MPTTLSTAEDGFHRFGGSVRVDGARLIRRLGELGRIGSAAGKGVSRLAFSPEDQQARQLVVEYMREAGLAPYVDPAGNIVARDREADSGEPVLMLGSHIDTVPGGGAYDGSVGVLAAIEVAQTVKENSLPLRSPLVVTVFADEEGTRGTPPMWGSHAMAGSLTEEHLATVTTAGEPMDTLVASVGGDLSRIAAAAWPAGAIDTYLELHIEQGPVLEHHEVDIGIVEAISGRVSITVDIDGRAAHAGTTPMELRSDALVAAARIILAVQDIADRERLVRVATVGRCEVTPGTWNVVPGRVRIPIDLRDIDLGALDRAITAVRRLTAQIADQTSTTITATTIDRVLPAPCDPTLRRLLAEASDELKLTRIEMASGAGHDAQVITSIAPAAMVFIPSVNGISHAPDEYSEACHIVNGADILLRAATSHVPGSCRTPASAPPQNATTREEHRCGSSGSAE; encoded by the coding sequence ATGCCGACCACCCTGAGTACAGCCGAAGACGGCTTCCACCGTTTCGGCGGTTCGGTCCGCGTTGACGGGGCACGGCTGATCCGCCGGCTCGGCGAGCTGGGAAGGATCGGTTCCGCAGCAGGGAAAGGCGTCTCTCGGCTCGCCTTCAGCCCGGAGGACCAGCAGGCCAGGCAGCTGGTGGTGGAGTACATGCGGGAGGCCGGGCTGGCTCCGTACGTCGATCCCGCGGGAAACATCGTGGCCCGCGACCGCGAGGCCGACTCGGGTGAGCCGGTCCTGATGCTCGGATCACACATCGACACCGTGCCGGGCGGGGGCGCTTATGACGGGAGTGTGGGGGTGCTCGCGGCGATCGAGGTCGCCCAGACCGTAAAGGAGAACTCCCTCCCCCTCCGCTCTCCCCTGGTCGTCACCGTCTTCGCCGATGAGGAGGGGACCAGGGGAACCCCGCCCATGTGGGGCTCCCATGCGATGGCCGGCTCACTGACCGAGGAACACCTGGCCACGGTGACCACCGCGGGCGAACCCATGGACACCCTGGTGGCCTCGGTGGGGGGCGACCTGAGCCGGATCGCCGCTGCCGCCTGGCCCGCAGGTGCCATCGACACCTACCTGGAGTTGCACATCGAGCAGGGACCCGTACTCGAACACCACGAGGTGGACATCGGAATCGTTGAGGCGATCTCGGGCCGGGTCTCGATCACCGTCGATATCGACGGTAGGGCCGCCCACGCCGGAACCACCCCGATGGAACTACGAAGCGACGCCCTCGTGGCGGCGGCCCGGATCATCCTCGCGGTCCAGGACATCGCCGACCGCGAGCGCCTTGTGCGTGTCGCGACAGTCGGCCGCTGTGAGGTCACACCGGGAACGTGGAACGTCGTCCCCGGCCGGGTTCGAATCCCCATCGATCTCCGTGACATCGACCTCGGCGCACTGGACCGGGCGATCACCGCCGTACGCCGGCTCACCGCCCAGATCGCCGACCAGACCTCGACCACCATCACCGCGACGACGATCGATCGCGTCCTCCCCGCACCCTGCGACCCGACACTGCGCCGGCTCCTCGCCGAAGCGAGCGACGAGCTGAAGCTCACCCGGATCGAGATGGCAAGCGGCGCGGGCCACGACGCCCAAGTGATCACCTCGATCGCTCCCGCCGCGATGGTGTTCATCCCCAGCGTCAACGGCATCAGCCACGCGCCCGACGAGTACTCCGAGGCCTGCCACATCGTCAACGGCGCCGACATCCTTCTGCGCGCCGCCACCTCCCACGTGCCGGGCAGCTGCCGGACGCCGGCCTCGGCGCCTCCCCAGAACGCGACCACGCGAGAGGAGCATCGGTGCGGGTCATCGGGATCAGCGGAATGA
- a CDS encoding carbamoyltransferase family protein, producing the protein MRVIGISGMNKTVDFKRRELPDLDSRSYRIVQGLDAAAALVTDDGVVAAAAEERFTGEKTTGDFPVNAIRYCLDATGLTMADIDLVAHSFDYGDAGNAHLNEYAAKLHREIYAPRVVRALLAEHWPETQARDMFTPIRHHLAHAASSYHLSGFDDALVLVADGMGEAESMTVFSGHNETLKTLHTVPALHSLGTLYGVVTLYLGFEFAMDEYKVMGLAPYGDPGVYGAEMRELVRPAGNGGCVVPLLAENRSAVERETHSGALRALARSFGPPRGPGEPIEQHHMDVAAAAQSALEGCLLHTLRHFQAATGHRNLCLAGGVALNCTANGVIARTGIFDDIFVQPASGDDGSALGAALHAHAQATGAGPSSGMFMPYWGPHYPEREYEEAVAREPAVVAQRYVHDDLVRRVARSLANGDIVAWMQGRMEFGPRALGNRSILADPGDPDMRDRLNAVVKQREGFRPFAPVVTEEDADTYFELPLPAKRYAHMLFVVRTRAEWRDRLPAVTHVDGTARVQVIRRSDNERLWLLLKAFSEITGVPVLLNTSFNLRGQPVVRDPETALRTFLKSEIDYLVMGRDIIGRAGEGVRATEADGGVDA; encoded by the coding sequence GTGCGGGTCATCGGGATCAGCGGAATGAACAAGACGGTCGACTTCAAACGGCGGGAACTCCCGGACCTCGACAGCCGCAGCTACCGCATCGTCCAGGGACTGGACGCCGCGGCCGCGCTCGTCACCGATGACGGCGTCGTAGCGGCAGCGGCGGAGGAACGCTTCACCGGGGAGAAGACGACAGGCGACTTCCCGGTCAACGCGATCCGGTACTGCCTCGACGCGACCGGCCTGACCATGGCCGACATCGACCTGGTCGCCCATTCGTTCGACTACGGCGATGCCGGGAACGCTCACCTGAACGAGTACGCGGCCAAACTGCACCGCGAGATTTACGCCCCCCGTGTGGTGCGCGCCCTGCTGGCCGAGCACTGGCCGGAGACGCAGGCCCGGGACATGTTCACCCCAATCCGGCATCATCTGGCGCACGCGGCGAGCTCCTACCACCTCAGTGGGTTCGATGATGCGCTCGTCCTCGTCGCCGACGGCATGGGCGAGGCGGAGAGCATGACGGTCTTCTCCGGCCACAACGAAACGTTGAAGACCTTGCACACCGTGCCGGCGCTGCACTCACTCGGCACGCTCTACGGCGTTGTCACGCTCTACCTGGGATTCGAGTTCGCGATGGACGAGTACAAGGTGATGGGGCTGGCGCCCTACGGCGACCCCGGCGTGTACGGCGCCGAGATGCGCGAGCTGGTGCGGCCGGCGGGCAACGGGGGGTGCGTCGTACCGCTACTCGCCGAGAACCGGTCGGCCGTCGAACGCGAGACCCACAGCGGCGCGCTCCGCGCCCTGGCCAGATCGTTCGGACCGCCCCGAGGGCCCGGCGAACCGATCGAGCAACACCACATGGACGTGGCGGCCGCAGCGCAGTCGGCGCTGGAGGGCTGCCTGCTGCACACCCTCCGCCACTTCCAGGCCGCCACTGGTCACCGTAACCTCTGCCTGGCCGGGGGTGTGGCCCTGAACTGCACCGCCAACGGGGTAATCGCGCGGACCGGGATATTCGACGACATCTTCGTCCAACCCGCATCCGGCGATGACGGCTCAGCGCTCGGAGCCGCGCTCCACGCCCACGCCCAGGCCACCGGTGCCGGGCCCTCTAGCGGGATGTTCATGCCCTACTGGGGCCCGCACTATCCGGAGCGGGAATACGAGGAGGCAGTCGCCAGAGAACCCGCCGTGGTCGCCCAGCGGTACGTCCACGACGACCTCGTCCGACGGGTCGCGCGCTCCCTGGCCAACGGTGACATCGTGGCGTGGATGCAGGGGCGGATGGAATTCGGCCCCCGCGCCCTGGGGAACCGGAGCATCCTCGCTGACCCCGGCGATCCCGATATGCGTGACCGGCTCAACGCCGTCGTCAAACAGCGCGAAGGCTTCCGCCCGTTCGCGCCGGTCGTGACCGAGGAGGATGCGGACACGTACTTCGAACTGCCCCTCCCGGCCAAGCGTTACGCGCACATGCTGTTCGTGGTCCGTACCCGCGCCGAATGGCGAGACCGGCTGCCCGCTGTCACCCACGTCGACGGGACAGCACGCGTGCAGGTCATACGCAGGAGCGACAACGAACGCCTGTGGCTCCTGCTCAAGGCGTTCAGTGAGATCACGGGGGTTCCGGTCCTGCTCAACACCTCTTTCAACCTGCGTGGGCAGCCGGTAGTCCGGGACCCGGAGACCGCGCTGCGCACCTTCCTCAAGTCCGAGATCGACTACCTGGTCATGGGGCGGGACATCATCGGCAGGGCTGGCGAAGGCGTCCGAGCGACGGAGGCGGACGGAGGTGTGGACGCATGA